The proteins below are encoded in one region of Deltaproteobacteria bacterium:
- a CDS encoding DNA polymerase Y family protein yields the protein MDRFACLLIRDLPLAAVLRAEPELAGQRVAITEPRDRTGRAQRSPAIVAGHLRGMTVAQARAAEPELVVRAFSLEGMRSAELALADVARSIAPRVMVAGTGLVFVDLAGTQALFPSERGLLTALETRLEEVGLSGIGPASARLGIGPTRTVAELAARHREGGPLLRGDQAASFLVPLPLDLLEPAGELADRLSRWGVRTLGKLARLPREALGARLGEAGVRLARRANGEDLSPFRVHPPELRFEEAADSEWAIGDLEPLAFFLRGALDRLLRRLRVRGLALRGLRLEFGLESGALFAHELGLAAPTLETNVLLALVRLSLEAEPPPEAVLRARLVATPDCVETAQLDLFLPPLPSPGELAITIARIESLCGPGQVGAPRVHDTHQPDAAALAEFRIAHERRPDAPDTYDPEPLSPRGVMALRAVRPPRSVGVRGGEPPVYVSLLADAPLDSEGGRVRHAAGPWRLFGEWWGETRFARDYWDVELSDGGVYRLYHNLPDDSWFVDGIYD from the coding sequence GTGGATCGCTTCGCCTGCCTGCTGATCCGGGATCTCCCGCTCGCCGCGGTGCTGCGCGCCGAGCCCGAGCTCGCGGGGCAGCGCGTGGCGATCACCGAGCCGCGCGATCGCACGGGCCGCGCGCAGCGCAGCCCGGCGATCGTCGCGGGGCACCTGCGCGGCATGACGGTCGCGCAGGCGCGCGCGGCGGAGCCGGAGCTGGTCGTGCGCGCGTTCTCGCTCGAGGGCATGCGCTCGGCGGAGCTCGCGCTCGCCGACGTGGCGCGCTCGATCGCGCCGCGCGTGATGGTCGCCGGGACGGGGCTCGTCTTCGTCGATCTGGCCGGAACGCAGGCGCTCTTCCCCAGCGAGCGGGGACTGCTCACCGCGCTCGAGACGCGCCTCGAAGAGGTGGGGCTCTCGGGGATCGGGCCCGCGAGCGCGCGGCTCGGCATCGGCCCGACGCGCACGGTCGCCGAGCTCGCCGCGCGCCACCGCGAGGGCGGGCCCCTCCTGCGCGGCGACCAGGCCGCGAGCTTCCTGGTGCCGCTTCCGCTCGACCTGCTCGAGCCCGCGGGCGAGCTGGCCGACCGGCTCTCGCGCTGGGGCGTGCGCACGCTGGGCAAGCTCGCGCGGCTGCCGCGCGAGGCGCTCGGCGCGCGCCTGGGCGAGGCGGGGGTGCGGCTCGCGCGCCGCGCGAACGGCGAGGACCTGTCACCGTTCCGTGTACACCCGCCCGAGCTGCGCTTCGAAGAGGCCGCGGACTCCGAATGGGCGATCGGGGACCTGGAGCCGCTGGCGTTCTTCCTGCGCGGCGCGCTCGATCGCCTGCTGCGCAGGCTGCGCGTGCGCGGCCTCGCGCTACGCGGGCTGCGTCTCGAGTTCGGCCTGGAGAGCGGCGCGCTCTTCGCGCACGAGCTCGGTCTGGCCGCCCCCACGCTCGAGACGAACGTGCTGCTCGCGCTGGTGCGGCTCTCGCTCGAGGCCGAGCCGCCGCCCGAGGCCGTGCTGCGCGCGCGGCTTGTCGCGACACCGGACTGCGTCGAGACCGCGCAGCTCGACCTGTTCCTGCCGCCGCTGCCCTCCCCCGGCGAGCTCGCCATCACCATCGCGCGCATCGAGTCGCTCTGCGGCCCCGGCCAGGTCGGCGCGCCCCGCGTGCACGACACCCACCAGCCCGACGCCGCCGCGCTGGCCGAGTTCCGCATCGCGCACGAGCGCCGCCCCGACGCGCCCGACACGTACGACCCCGAGCCTCTGTCACCGCGCGGTGTCATGGCGCTGCGCGCGGTCCGACCGCCCCGGAGCGTGGGCGTCCGAGGCGGCGAGCCGCCGGTCTACGTGTCGCTGCTCGCCGACGCCCCGCTCGACTCCGAGGGCGGCCGCGTGCGCCACGCCGCCGGCCCCTGGCGCCTGTTCGGCGAATGGTGGGGAGAGACCCGCTTCGCGCGCGACTACTGGGACGTCGAGCTCTCCGACGGCGGCGTCTACCGCCTGTACCACAACCTTCCCGACGACTCCTGGTTCGTCGACGGGATCTACGACTGA
- the dnaE gene encoding DNA polymerase III subunit alpha → MASPPYIELGVRSAFSFLEGSSAPEDLVERAAELGHGTLALADLHGVYGLPRFARAAREAGVRAIVGARAVLLGDSAPRRKTDPPPDGGRVTLLVKSRSGYRNLCRLLTLGHARCEKPHSRVTREELRAHAEGLVALVREPRLAGPVREIFGADAYGELWRHRDPDEERANRRLLATGIAGLASGDVRHARPAGKRLLDAFTCIANGARLDDAGRLLLPNAERHVHAPQAVAKRFADLPGALSNTLAVAERCEFRLEDLGYAFPDFPLGAGETLPGKLRELAFAGARERYGTTVPAKARAQLEHELGLIGRLSLEGYFLIVWDIVRECRARGILCQGRGSAANSIVCYALGITAVDPVRYELLFERFLSEERGEWPDIDVDLPSGERREEILQYVYRRYGPHGAGMTANVITYRAKSAVREMGKVLGLAPDQIERLAKLVSRHEFKDEHDVLERQLREAGVHPEAPRVRHLVRLVREAQNLPRHLGQHSGGMVIARGRLDEVVPLEPARMPGRSVIQWDKDDCADLGIIKIDLLGLGMMAVLEDVIPLVRTHDGADVDLARIPADDPLTYRMLQAADTVGVFQVESRAQMATLPRMKPTTFYDLVVEVAIIRPGPVVGQMVQPYLQRRAGREPVTYAHPLLEPILARTLGVPLFQEQLLRMAMAVAGFSGGQAEELRRAMGFKRSVERMASITTALRLGMTQKGVDTTAQDEIVKQIGSFALYGFPESHAASFALLAYASAYIRAHHPACFLTAMLNHWPLGFYSPATLVQDSARHGVRTLPIDVQQSDWLCHVTDANEVRLGLRYVDGLRREAGERIAAESPYESLGDLAHRAGLHRDELEKLASVGACASLGLGRREALWQVAALQGGLLSGATPDSPSPLAEMTGFEETVADYRDTGITTGAHLMAHFRERLRARGVSSAADLRGARDGAWVRVAGAVIVRQRPGSAKGFLFITLEDETGAANAIVVPDLFQRHRALVQTAGLLLVEGPVQNQDGVIHVRARRFERLDGDAMAGLLPRSHDFR, encoded by the coding sequence TTGGCCTCCCCCCCCTACATCGAGCTCGGCGTGCGCAGCGCGTTCAGCTTTCTCGAGGGCAGCTCCGCGCCCGAGGACTTGGTCGAGCGCGCGGCCGAGCTGGGTCACGGGACGCTCGCGCTGGCCGATCTACACGGTGTGTACGGGCTGCCGCGCTTCGCGCGCGCGGCGCGCGAGGCAGGCGTGCGCGCGATCGTCGGGGCGCGTGCGGTGCTGCTCGGCGATTCAGCGCCGCGGCGCAAGACCGATCCGCCGCCCGACGGCGGGCGCGTGACGCTGCTGGTGAAGAGCCGCTCGGGCTACCGAAATCTGTGTCGGCTGCTCACGCTCGGCCACGCGCGCTGCGAGAAGCCGCACAGCCGCGTCACTCGGGAGGAGCTGCGCGCGCACGCGGAGGGGCTGGTGGCGCTGGTGCGCGAGCCGCGACTCGCGGGGCCGGTGCGCGAGATCTTCGGCGCGGACGCCTACGGCGAGCTCTGGCGCCACCGCGACCCGGACGAGGAGCGCGCGAACCGGCGCCTGCTCGCGACCGGGATCGCGGGGCTTGCCAGCGGCGACGTGCGCCACGCGCGGCCCGCCGGAAAGCGGCTGCTCGACGCGTTCACCTGCATCGCGAACGGAGCCCGGCTCGACGACGCGGGAAGGCTGCTCCTGCCCAACGCCGAGCGCCACGTGCACGCGCCGCAAGCGGTGGCGAAGCGCTTCGCCGACCTGCCCGGGGCGCTCTCGAACACGCTCGCGGTCGCGGAGCGCTGCGAGTTCCGGCTGGAAGACCTGGGCTACGCGTTCCCGGATTTCCCGCTCGGCGCCGGCGAGACGCTGCCGGGGAAGCTTCGCGAGCTCGCCTTCGCCGGCGCGCGCGAGCGCTACGGCACAACCGTGCCCGCGAAGGCGCGCGCGCAGCTCGAGCACGAGCTCGGCCTGATCGGGCGGCTCTCGCTGGAGGGCTACTTCCTGATCGTCTGGGACATCGTGCGCGAGTGCCGCGCGCGCGGGATCCTGTGCCAGGGGCGCGGCTCGGCGGCCAACTCGATCGTGTGTTACGCGCTCGGCATCACCGCGGTCGACCCGGTGCGCTACGAGCTGCTCTTCGAGCGCTTCCTGTCCGAGGAGCGCGGCGAGTGGCCCGACATCGACGTGGACCTGCCCTCGGGCGAACGGCGCGAGGAGATCCTGCAGTACGTCTACCGGCGCTACGGCCCGCACGGCGCGGGCATGACCGCGAACGTCATCACCTACCGCGCCAAGAGCGCGGTGCGCGAGATGGGCAAGGTGCTCGGCCTTGCGCCCGACCAGATCGAGCGGCTGGCGAAGCTCGTCTCGCGGCACGAGTTCAAAGACGAGCACGACGTGCTGGAGCGGCAGCTCCGCGAGGCGGGCGTGCACCCCGAGGCCCCGCGCGTGCGCCATCTGGTGCGGCTGGTGCGCGAGGCGCAGAACCTGCCGCGCCACCTGGGCCAGCACTCCGGCGGGATGGTGATCGCGCGCGGGCGCCTGGACGAGGTCGTCCCGCTCGAGCCCGCGCGGATGCCGGGCCGAAGCGTGATCCAGTGGGACAAGGACGACTGCGCGGACCTCGGCATCATCAAGATCGACCTGCTCGGGCTCGGCATGATGGCGGTGCTCGAGGACGTGATCCCGCTCGTGCGCACGCACGACGGCGCCGACGTCGACCTGGCGCGAATCCCCGCCGACGATCCGCTGACCTACCGGATGCTGCAGGCGGCCGACACGGTCGGCGTGTTCCAGGTCGAGAGCCGCGCGCAGATGGCGACGCTGCCGCGCATGAAGCCGACCACCTTCTACGACCTGGTCGTCGAGGTCGCGATCATCCGCCCCGGCCCGGTCGTGGGCCAGATGGTGCAGCCCTACCTGCAGCGCCGCGCCGGGCGCGAGCCCGTGACCTACGCGCACCCGCTGCTCGAGCCGATCCTCGCGCGCACTCTGGGCGTGCCGCTGTTCCAGGAGCAGCTGCTGCGCATGGCGATGGCGGTCGCGGGCTTCTCCGGCGGCCAGGCCGAGGAGCTGCGCCGCGCGATGGGCTTCAAGCGCTCGGTCGAGCGCATGGCGTCGATCACCACGGCGCTGCGCCTCGGCATGACGCAGAAAGGTGTCGACACGACCGCGCAGGACGAGATCGTGAAGCAGATCGGGTCGTTCGCGCTGTACGGCTTCCCCGAGAGCCACGCCGCCAGCTTCGCGCTGCTCGCCTACGCCTCGGCCTACATCCGCGCCCACCACCCGGCCTGCTTCCTGACCGCCATGCTGAACCACTGGCCGCTCGGCTTCTACAGCCCCGCCACGCTGGTGCAGGACTCCGCGCGCCACGGCGTGCGCACCCTGCCGATCGACGTGCAGCAGAGCGACTGGCTCTGCCACGTGACCGACGCAAACGAGGTGCGCCTGGGCCTGCGCTACGTGGACGGCCTGCGCAGAGAGGCCGGCGAGCGCATCGCGGCCGAGTCACCCTACGAGTCACTCGGCGATCTCGCGCACCGCGCGGGCCTGCACCGCGACGAGCTCGAGAAGCTCGCCTCGGTCGGCGCCTGCGCGAGCCTGGGCCTGGGGCGGCGCGAGGCGCTCTGGCAGGTCGCCGCGCTGCAGGGCGGGCTGCTCTCGGGCGCCACGCCCGACTCGCCCTCGCCGCTGGCCGAGATGACGGGCTTCGAGGAGACGGTCGCGGACTACCGCGACACCGGCATCACCACCGGCGCGCACCTGATGGCGCACTTCCGCGAGCGCCTGCGCGCGCGCGGGGTTTCGAGCGCGGCGGATCTGCGCGGCGCGCGAGACGGCGCCTGGGTGCGCGTCGCAGGCGCCGTGATCGTGCGCCAGCGCCCCGGCAGCGCGAAGGGCTTCCTGTTCATCACGCTCGAGGACGAGACCGGCGCCGCCAACGCCATCGTCGTGCCCGACCTGTTCCAGCGCCACCGCGCGCTGGTGCAGACCGCGGGCCTCTTGCTCGTCGAGGGCCCGGTCCAAAATCAGGACGGCGTGATCCACGTCCGCGCGCGCCGCTTCGAGCGCCTCGACGGCGACGCGATGGCCGGCCTGCTGCCGCGCTCGCACGACTTCCGCTAG
- a CDS encoding DUF433 domain-containing protein → MEWRDRITVDPQICHGQACLRGTRIMVSVVLDNLAAGLDVPEILASYPTLTREDIQAAVAYAAELSKERVLSLPAQDRG, encoded by the coding sequence ATGGAATGGCGCGACCGCATCACCGTCGATCCGCAGATCTGCCACGGGCAGGCCTGCCTGCGCGGAACGCGAATCATGGTCTCGGTCGTTCTCGACAACCTCGCCGCCGGACTCGACGTCCCGGAGATCCTCGCGAGCTATCCGACGCTCACGCGTGAGGACATCCAGGCCGCCGTCGCGTACGCAGCCGAGCTTTCCAAGGAACGGGTCCTCAGCCTGCCGGCGCAAGATCGCGGATGA